In a single window of the Flavobacteriales bacterium genome:
- the rplC gene encoding 50S ribosomal protein L3, translating to MSGIIGKKVGMTSFFDDNGKNIPCTVIEAGPCVITQVKTSETDGYNALQLGFEDQKESRVNQPKMGHFKKAKVSPKKKLVEFRDFEGEFNLGDSVTVEIFEEGEYVDVVGTSKGKGFQGVVKRYNFRGVGDATHGQHNRMRAPGSIGAASYPARVFKGMRMAGQMGNKRVKETNLQVMKVFPEKNLLVVKGAIPGAKNSYVIVEK from the coding sequence ATGTCAGGAATAATAGGAAAAAAAGTAGGTATGACAAGCTTCTTCGATGACAATGGAAAGAATATTCCTTGTACCGTAATTGAAGCTGGACCATGCGTAATTACTCAGGTTAAGACATCTGAGACGGATGGTTATAATGCACTACAACTTGGTTTTGAAGATCAAAAAGAAAGCAGAGTGAATCAACCTAAAATGGGTCACTTTAAAAAAGCTAAAGTTTCACCAAAGAAAAAGTTGGTTGAGTTTAGAGATTTTGAAGGTGAGTTTAACTTAGGCGATTCTGTTACTGTTGAAATCTTTGAGGAAGGCGAATATGTAGATGTTGTCGGAACCTCAAAAGGTAAAGGTTTTCAAGGTGTTGTTAAGAGATACAACTTTAGAGGTGTTGGTGATGCTACACACGGACAGCATAACAGAATGCGTGCTCCAGGTTCTATTGGTGCAGCTTCATACCCAGCTCGTGTATTCAAAGGAATGAGAATGGCTGGTCAAATGGGAAACAAAAGAGTTAAGGAAACTAACCTACAAGTAATGAAAGTTTTCCCTGAGAAAAATTTATTAGTAGTGAAAGGTGCTATTCCCGGAGCTAAG